The following proteins come from a genomic window of Solwaraspora sp. WMMA2065:
- a CDS encoding glycosyltransferase family 2 protein, with translation MRIGPRVATVVVNYRHYDDTVRCLTSLQASDTADQRVIVVDNTEREHHGPDLTDLLDPAVEVVSAGDNVGFAAGCNIGIRAALTSSAEFVWLLNPDAVVSAETLTRLLRTAEEHPDAGIVGSRILDGGHPARILFNGGVIKGHGSTYHADAGVFDPSVPDGAVRDVDYVTGACFLIRRETLRQIGLLSEDYFLYYEETDYCLRAQQAGWRTVLAPYSRVWHYKRSAGRYPPPYYVYYMCRNRMHFSKRFFTAPLSEIESELEAFVTCWLRQVDTHAPQLRGGYEKLVELALADGRDGRLGRRDDIDALVSG, from the coding sequence GTGCGAATCGGGCCGCGGGTAGCAACCGTCGTAGTCAACTACCGGCACTACGACGACACTGTCCGTTGCCTCACCTCGCTGCAGGCCAGTGACACCGCCGACCAGCGGGTGATCGTCGTCGACAACACCGAACGGGAGCACCACGGGCCCGATCTCACCGACCTGCTGGATCCGGCCGTGGAGGTCGTCTCGGCCGGCGACAACGTCGGCTTCGCCGCCGGCTGCAACATCGGGATCCGGGCCGCTCTGACGTCGTCCGCCGAGTTCGTCTGGCTGCTCAACCCGGATGCGGTCGTCAGCGCGGAGACGTTGACCCGCCTGCTGCGCACCGCCGAGGAGCATCCGGACGCCGGGATCGTCGGCAGCCGCATCCTCGACGGCGGACACCCGGCCCGCATCCTGTTCAACGGCGGCGTGATCAAGGGCCACGGGTCCACGTACCACGCCGACGCCGGGGTGTTCGATCCGTCCGTGCCGGACGGAGCGGTGCGCGACGTCGACTACGTCACCGGCGCGTGTTTCCTGATCCGGCGGGAGACGCTCCGCCAGATCGGTCTGCTCTCCGAGGACTACTTCCTCTACTACGAGGAGACCGACTACTGCCTGCGAGCCCAGCAGGCCGGCTGGCGCACCGTCCTCGCGCCCTACTCCCGGGTGTGGCACTACAAGCGGTCGGCCGGCAGGTACCCGCCGCCGTACTACGTCTACTACATGTGCCGCAACCGGATGCACTTCAGCAAGCGGTTCTTCACCGCCCCGCTGAGCGAGATCGAGTCGGAGCTCGAGGCGTTCGTCACCTGTTGGCTCCGGCAGGTCGACACCCACGCCCCGCAGTTGCGCGGCGGCTACGAAAAGCTCGTCGAACTGGCTCTCGCCGACGGCCGGGACGGTCGACTCGGCCGCCGCGACGACATCGACGCACTCGTCTCGGGCTAG
- a CDS encoding methyltransferase domain-containing protein, producing the protein MSRYSYSFEPEDTNNTAAAVYRLAASGGPRVLDLGSGPGIVSGMLATVAGRTVTCADVDTEALAEARAGGVQETMVVDLREPDWPGALAGREYDVVILADVLEHLIEPGSVLRALRDDKILAPDGLLVVSFPNMAHESIIIELMTGNFEYTRTGLLDSTHLRFFTRTSMQTLLESNGFLVSATHRTIRSAEQTPHRARAFEISAELRRMVAQLGAEAETYQYVVECRPSTEAVRISLAEQRLTAEHSAHLDALAVNERLTAQLDDLQHRHRQLDEQFRLAQDLVGQERLDALQARETLRRAEQERTQFQAKLKDSQQKVKELQETATRLQTRINKMTNSNTYRAGKMVRYVFRPNEGLRAVKRRRSRSTNRRATAGTGASADSSDGRGAPATNVPAQFHGLTADPVLCDAYRRACAKDRFHRSDAVRVAFCVSTVDLDAGRGDLYVAVGIGRYLQRHGYEVAYLPAERWAELPPETDVALAMIPTFDPLTVPDRCRIVAWVRNETDRWREHPHLALFDTVVASSSASVSRLREHYDGPVGLLPLGVDTELFTLPGADQVRGGAVTTVNSWGRERHLYQCLRGVDITFPFVVFGEKRGLNSYFSRYAGGPTSYFNLPGLYRRALLVLDDLNHTTRPYGNVNSRLLESLAAGALPLTNCRIGLAELGLAELPTYSDAASLGDLIARLTGDPAGTVALAGQLSAVVRERHSFARRAADLHAVIDGLDPQPRRAYSRFVGAYPYYVDNPYQQLLMSGLPDVGVRWFPVADAVRDSAAPHLAAGRLDNYVLHVHWTDPIVHPATDDQQAATRLAEFQNRIADLRRRGGRLIWTIHNVFPHEWKYPEVEKELARYLAAEADVVHLLCPETVAATTPHYPLPPEKVRIVRHSSYLGVYPDSVSRLAARRRFGYAADDHVLLFFGGIRPYKGVSELLDAFTAAGEQDPRLRLIVAGAPKRLDPRDGLAERCDRDPRITAMFDPVPDEEVQFYFKAADTVVLPYRTVLNSGSFHLAVSFGRPVVAPRLGALTALLDPAYTIGFDPAARDGLTDALLASTGLRGRHVELAARAAARSYQFGDMARDYAKMVTELFETPHRD; encoded by the coding sequence ATGAGCAGATACTCCTACAGCTTCGAGCCGGAGGACACCAACAACACCGCCGCCGCCGTCTACCGGCTGGCGGCGAGCGGCGGTCCCCGGGTGCTCGATCTGGGCTCGGGGCCGGGCATCGTCTCCGGCATGCTCGCCACCGTCGCGGGACGTACCGTCACCTGCGCCGACGTCGACACCGAGGCGCTCGCCGAGGCCCGGGCCGGCGGCGTACAGGAGACGATGGTCGTCGACCTGCGGGAACCGGACTGGCCCGGTGCGCTGGCCGGCCGCGAGTACGACGTGGTGATCCTCGCCGACGTGCTGGAGCATCTGATCGAACCGGGTTCCGTCCTGCGCGCACTGCGGGACGACAAGATCCTCGCTCCGGACGGTCTGCTGGTCGTCAGCTTCCCGAACATGGCGCACGAGTCGATCATCATCGAGTTGATGACGGGCAACTTCGAGTACACCAGGACGGGCCTGCTGGACTCGACCCACCTGCGCTTCTTCACCCGGACCAGCATGCAGACGCTGCTGGAGTCGAACGGGTTCCTGGTCAGCGCGACACACCGGACGATCCGGTCCGCCGAGCAGACTCCGCACCGCGCCCGCGCCTTCGAGATCAGCGCCGAACTGCGCCGGATGGTGGCCCAACTCGGTGCGGAGGCCGAAACCTACCAGTACGTCGTGGAGTGCCGGCCGTCCACCGAGGCGGTCCGGATCAGCCTCGCCGAGCAGCGGCTCACCGCCGAGCATTCGGCCCACCTCGACGCGCTGGCCGTCAACGAGCGGCTGACCGCGCAACTCGACGACCTGCAGCACCGGCACCGGCAACTGGACGAGCAGTTCCGCCTCGCCCAGGACCTGGTCGGCCAGGAACGACTCGACGCGCTGCAGGCCCGTGAGACGCTGCGCCGGGCCGAGCAGGAACGGACGCAGTTCCAGGCGAAGCTCAAGGACTCTCAGCAGAAGGTCAAGGAGCTGCAGGAGACGGCCACGAGGCTGCAGACCCGGATCAACAAGATGACCAACAGCAACACGTACCGGGCCGGAAAGATGGTCCGGTACGTGTTCCGGCCGAACGAGGGCCTGCGGGCCGTCAAACGCCGACGGAGCCGGTCGACCAACCGACGCGCCACGGCCGGCACCGGTGCCAGCGCCGACAGCTCGGACGGCCGAGGGGCGCCGGCCACCAACGTGCCGGCCCAGTTCCACGGGCTGACCGCTGATCCGGTGCTGTGCGACGCCTACCGGCGGGCCTGCGCAAAGGACCGGTTTCACCGCTCGGACGCGGTGCGGGTGGCGTTCTGCGTCTCCACCGTCGACCTGGACGCCGGCCGTGGCGACCTCTACGTCGCCGTCGGGATCGGCCGCTACCTGCAGCGGCACGGCTACGAGGTCGCGTACCTGCCGGCGGAGCGCTGGGCGGAGCTGCCACCGGAGACCGACGTGGCGCTCGCCATGATCCCGACGTTCGACCCGCTGACCGTGCCGGACCGCTGCCGGATCGTCGCCTGGGTCCGCAACGAGACCGACCGCTGGCGAGAGCATCCGCACCTCGCCCTGTTCGACACGGTGGTCGCCTCCTCCTCCGCCTCGGTCAGCCGGCTGCGCGAGCACTACGACGGGCCCGTCGGGTTGCTGCCGCTCGGGGTGGACACCGAGCTGTTCACCCTGCCCGGTGCCGACCAGGTCCGCGGTGGAGCGGTGACGACGGTCAACTCGTGGGGCCGGGAGCGGCACCTGTACCAGTGCCTGCGCGGGGTGGACATCACCTTCCCGTTCGTCGTCTTCGGCGAGAAGCGCGGGCTGAACTCGTACTTCTCCCGGTACGCCGGCGGCCCGACCAGCTATTTCAACCTGCCGGGCCTGTACCGGCGGGCGCTGCTGGTGCTCGACGACCTCAACCACACCACCCGGCCGTACGGCAACGTCAACTCGCGGCTGCTGGAGAGCCTGGCGGCGGGCGCGCTGCCCCTGACGAACTGTCGGATCGGGCTCGCCGAACTCGGGCTGGCGGAGCTTCCCACGTACAGCGACGCGGCCAGCCTGGGCGACCTGATCGCCCGGCTGACCGGCGACCCCGCCGGCACCGTCGCGCTGGCCGGCCAGCTGTCCGCGGTGGTACGCGAACGGCACTCGTTCGCCCGCCGGGCGGCGGACCTGCACGCGGTGATCGACGGCCTGGACCCGCAGCCGCGCCGGGCCTACAGCCGGTTCGTCGGCGCGTACCCCTACTACGTGGACAATCCGTACCAGCAGCTGCTGATGTCGGGTCTACCCGACGTCGGGGTGCGGTGGTTCCCGGTCGCCGACGCCGTCCGGGACTCCGCCGCCCCGCACCTGGCCGCCGGTCGGCTGGACAACTACGTCCTGCACGTGCACTGGACCGATCCAATCGTGCACCCGGCCACCGACGACCAGCAGGCGGCGACGCGGCTGGCCGAGTTCCAGAACCGGATCGCCGACCTACGGCGGCGGGGCGGCCGGCTGATCTGGACCATCCACAACGTCTTCCCGCACGAGTGGAAGTACCCGGAGGTGGAGAAGGAACTGGCCCGGTACCTCGCCGCCGAGGCCGACGTCGTGCACCTGCTCTGCCCGGAGACGGTGGCGGCGACCACGCCACACTATCCGTTGCCGCCGGAGAAGGTCCGGATCGTCCGGCACAGCAGCTACCTCGGGGTGTATCCCGACTCGGTGAGCCGGCTCGCGGCCCGTCGCCGGTTCGGGTACGCCGCCGACGACCACGTCCTGCTGTTCTTCGGTGGGATCCGACCGTACAAGGGGGTCAGCGAACTGCTCGACGCGTTCACCGCGGCCGGCGAGCAGGACCCCCGGCTGCGGCTGATCGTCGCGGGGGCGCCGAAACGGCTCGACCCGCGCGACGGGCTGGCCGAACGCTGCGACCGTGACCCCCGGATCACCGCGATGTTCGATCCGGTCCCGGACGAGGAGGTCCAGTTCTACTTCAAGGCGGCGGACACGGTGGTGCTGCCGTACCGCACGGTGCTCAACTCGGGCAGCTTCCATCTGGCGGTCTCGTTCGGCCGCCCGGTGGTGGCGCCAAGGCTGGGTGCGTTGACCGCACTGCTCGATCCGGCGTACACCATCGGCTTCGACCCGGCGGCCCGCGACGGGCTGACCGACGCCCTGCTGGCCTCGACCGGGCTGCGCGGCAGGCACGTGGAGCTGGCTGCCCGGGCCGCCGCCCGCAGCTACCAGTTCGGCGACATGGCCCGCGACTACGCCAAGATGGTCACTGAACTGTTCGAGACCCCACACCGCGACTGA
- a CDS encoding VWA domain-containing protein yields the protein MTIRRTAQVVLIGLLGVIILPGTPPAGADETTENLRMQLVLDVSGSMREPDMNGQTRMAVAQRAFNEVVDAVPAGTDLGIRVLGATYPGDDKALGCQDTQQIVPVGPVDRDQAKAAIASLRPTGFTPIGLALREAAKDLGSGETARRIVLITDGEDTCAPPDPCDVARELAAQGTRLIVDTLGLTLDDKVRQQLVCIAGATGGTYTTAQSADQLADRINQLVDRAQDTYTRTPELVTGSTDCTAAPLLAAGVYTDRERFEEHRWYRVPIRADQELRASVSIALDRPVNRDYGILLRAVHPNGRELVRGTDAGSGRTDVLSTGLRWSAGPDTDRTDDTGPDGDTDRADGTGQTDDTGGTSDPAGTPSGTVSAAASTAAGTEPPPAEVCLVVSNSFAAAGGAGDAPGMPIELTVDLVAASPTPDSPGLGRGWLLLVVLSLAGLVTGVLAGWLTRWWTTVWKES from the coding sequence GTGACCATCCGACGTACCGCCCAGGTTGTCCTGATCGGACTATTGGGCGTCATCATCCTGCCCGGAACCCCGCCCGCCGGTGCCGACGAGACCACCGAGAACCTGCGGATGCAGCTGGTCCTGGACGTCAGCGGCTCGATGCGAGAGCCCGACATGAACGGCCAGACCCGGATGGCCGTCGCCCAGCGCGCGTTCAACGAGGTCGTCGACGCCGTGCCGGCGGGCACCGACCTCGGCATCCGGGTCCTCGGGGCCACCTACCCCGGCGACGACAAGGCCCTCGGCTGCCAGGACACCCAGCAGATCGTACCGGTCGGGCCGGTCGACCGCGACCAGGCGAAGGCCGCGATCGCCAGTCTGCGGCCTACCGGCTTCACCCCGATCGGGCTGGCGCTGCGGGAGGCGGCCAAGGATCTCGGCTCCGGTGAGACCGCCCGACGCATCGTCCTGATCACCGACGGCGAGGACACCTGCGCCCCGCCCGACCCGTGTGACGTCGCCCGGGAACTCGCCGCCCAGGGCACCCGGCTGATCGTCGACACGCTCGGCCTCACCCTCGACGACAAGGTCCGCCAGCAGCTGGTCTGCATCGCCGGGGCCACCGGCGGCACGTACACCACCGCGCAGAGCGCCGACCAGCTCGCCGACCGGATCAACCAGCTGGTCGACCGGGCCCAGGACACCTACACCCGGACCCCGGAGCTGGTCACCGGCAGTACCGACTGCACGGCGGCGCCGCTGCTCGCGGCAGGTGTCTACACCGACCGGGAACGTTTCGAGGAGCACCGCTGGTACCGCGTACCGATCCGGGCGGACCAGGAGCTGCGCGCCTCGGTGAGCATCGCGTTGGACCGCCCGGTGAACCGGGACTACGGGATCCTGCTCCGGGCCGTCCATCCCAACGGCCGCGAGCTGGTCCGGGGTACCGACGCCGGCAGCGGCCGGACCGACGTACTCTCCACCGGCCTGCGATGGTCCGCCGGCCCGGACACCGACCGGACCGACGACACCGGCCCGGACGGCGACACCGACCGCGCCGACGGCACCGGCCAGACCGACGACACCGGTGGAACTTCTGACCCGGCCGGTACGCCGTCCGGAACCGTCTCCGCCGCCGCGTCGACGGCCGCCGGCACGGAGCCACCGCCCGCCGAGGTCTGCCTGGTGGTCAGCAACTCGTTCGCCGCCGCTGGCGGGGCCGGTGACGCCCCTGGCATGCCGATCGAGCTCACCGTCGATCTGGTCGCCGCCTCCCCCACCCCGGACAGCCCGGGTCTCGGCCGTGGCTGGCTGCTGCTGGTCGTGCTGAGCCTCGCCGGGCTGGTCACCGGAGTCCTCGCCGGCTGGCTGACCCGCTGGTGGACCACCGTCTGGAAGGAGAGCTGA
- a CDS encoding peptidase — protein sequence MTRRTFRLTRAGLAVGTAGAAVLLVATPAAAEGPTPAPAEATLTKAGTSFLTAAAVHIDQPVRVSAATGEYLYWSFPAQAGQTSSIAATVTLADAAARSGASTWTIDVFDGLRRRQPCTAGMQSPVGSATDRQVRAGCALRQVRAWAEPWSADPLPGTYYVRLSVTDLPEQDLGLPVQVELRVSVDISDDTSPEGGRLEAPLTPTVRQGAVLTSATGDTDPADATGQVSEQSWWDSVAGWFSDWLPGLTSRWFWTVAGGVLAAVGGVVGFGLTRRPRRRAGPAAAS from the coding sequence TTGACCCGTCGTACATTCCGGCTGACCCGCGCCGGCCTGGCCGTCGGCACCGCTGGCGCCGCCGTCCTCCTTGTCGCGACCCCGGCGGCGGCCGAAGGCCCCACCCCGGCACCGGCGGAGGCCACCCTCACCAAGGCCGGAACGTCGTTCCTCACCGCTGCGGCGGTCCACATCGACCAGCCGGTCCGGGTCTCGGCCGCGACCGGTGAGTACCTGTACTGGTCGTTCCCGGCCCAGGCCGGCCAGACCAGCTCGATCGCGGCGACCGTGACCCTCGCCGATGCGGCGGCGCGCAGCGGCGCGTCGACCTGGACCATCGACGTGTTCGACGGGCTGCGCCGCCGCCAGCCGTGCACCGCGGGCATGCAGTCACCCGTCGGATCCGCCACTGACCGGCAGGTACGGGCGGGCTGCGCACTGCGGCAGGTCCGAGCCTGGGCGGAGCCGTGGTCCGCCGATCCGCTACCCGGCACCTACTACGTCCGGCTCTCCGTCACCGACCTGCCGGAGCAGGACCTCGGTCTGCCGGTGCAGGTCGAGCTACGGGTGAGCGTCGATATCTCGGACGACACCAGCCCGGAGGGCGGCCGGCTGGAGGCGCCGCTGACGCCGACCGTACGGCAGGGGGCGGTGCTCACCAGCGCGACCGGCGACACCGACCCGGCGGACGCCACCGGTCAGGTCAGCGAACAGTCCTGGTGGGACAGTGTTGCCGGCTGGTTCAGCGACTGGTTGCCCGGCCTGACGAGTCGGTGGTTCTGGACGGTGGCCGGTGGCGTACTGGCCGCCGTCGGTGGCGTGGTCGGCTTCGGGCTGACCCGCCGGCCACGCCGCCGGGCCGGCCCCGCCGCAGCCAGCTGA
- a CDS encoding branched-chain amino acid ABC transporter substrate-binding protein gives MRTLLRPTAMFGLLSVLTGCVSAGGEQAAPASACGSRIAVLGPLSGDSADLGGNVRDGARLAFDQYRAEHPDCPVELIEFDSQGDPKQAPALAQQIVDDARIIGVVGPGFSGEAEAALPILDQGGVATITTSATRTELSERGWSTFHRLVGNDAAQGRAAGQYIDQALGGTAVFVVDDGGAYGQGLADQVAARLGAKVVQRATVAAGATDFSAVVGQIRSADADVVFYGGYYAEAGRLRRQLRAADVPATFVAGDGAKADGFLREAGDDAETAVVITCPCLPPERAGAEFPQRYRERFGVEPGTNSAESYDAATVFLAGIQAGHGGRTAMAAFVDDYDEPGVTTRIAWTGTGELVASSVVVWAFRVQQGRFVAERSIPTS, from the coding sequence GTGCGTACGTTGCTGCGGCCGACGGCGATGTTCGGCCTGCTGTCGGTGCTGACCGGATGCGTCTCGGCCGGTGGCGAGCAGGCGGCACCGGCCAGCGCCTGCGGCAGCCGCATCGCGGTCCTCGGACCGCTCTCCGGCGACTCGGCCGACCTCGGCGGCAACGTCCGTGACGGTGCCCGACTGGCCTTCGACCAGTACCGGGCGGAGCATCCGGACTGCCCGGTGGAGCTGATCGAGTTCGATTCGCAGGGCGACCCGAAGCAGGCCCCCGCCCTGGCCCAGCAGATCGTTGACGACGCCCGCATCATCGGGGTGGTCGGTCCGGGCTTCTCCGGCGAGGCCGAAGCGGCACTGCCGATCCTCGACCAGGGCGGCGTCGCCACGATCACCACCTCGGCGACCCGGACCGAACTCAGCGAACGAGGCTGGTCCACCTTTCACCGGCTGGTCGGCAACGACGCCGCGCAGGGGCGTGCCGCCGGTCAGTACATCGACCAGGCACTGGGCGGCACGGCGGTGTTCGTCGTCGACGACGGCGGGGCGTACGGCCAAGGGCTGGCCGACCAGGTGGCCGCCAGACTCGGCGCCAAGGTGGTGCAGCGGGCGACGGTCGCCGCCGGAGCGACCGACTTCAGCGCGGTCGTCGGGCAGATCCGTTCAGCCGACGCAGACGTGGTCTTCTACGGCGGCTACTACGCGGAAGCCGGTCGGCTGCGCCGCCAGCTCCGCGCGGCCGACGTCCCGGCGACCTTCGTCGCCGGTGACGGGGCGAAGGCGGACGGCTTTCTCCGCGAGGCCGGCGACGATGCCGAGACCGCAGTGGTGATCACCTGCCCCTGCCTGCCGCCGGAGCGGGCCGGCGCCGAGTTTCCGCAGCGCTACCGGGAACGCTTCGGGGTGGAGCCGGGCACCAACTCCGCTGAGTCGTACGACGCGGCGACGGTGTTCCTCGCCGGGATCCAGGCCGGACACGGTGGCCGGACCGCGATGGCCGCGTTCGTCGACGACTACGACGAGCCCGGGGTCACCACCCGGATCGCCTGGACCGGCACCGGTGAGCTGGTGGCGTCGTCGGTGGTGGTCTGGGCGTTCCGCGTCCAGCAGGGCCGGTTCGTGGCGGAGCGGTCCATCCCGACAAGTTGA
- a CDS encoding HAMP domain-containing sensor histidine kinase — MNRRDRRGGKPLQTADRLRNLRIRITLLVMAINVVGLAGMGAVALLVDGRQRDEVVAAELRRTASTAAALLYYESGALQLDKLFDNAVANGTTAVYVYEAGRADLSLVFAYPARLPVVPPDNLLAPARTVWTSGTELAGGVGDTAGTPTPLLAVPFQHAVTGAVAGAVVVLGDTGPAETANQRLALALVAGGVSFTALAGAGGYLLARRGTEPIADALNQQERFVADAAHELRTPLTVIRAVSETALAEPQRRPAALRQVVRSADRLADSVSVLLTRAQLVAGLRDLRREPFRLDQLAEEVLTDTVVAPHRAVPVTEAVVAYGDPALVRIALRNLIQNAVQHGRAADQPAEIRLEVTAGPPTVRVRDRGTGLSEAVAAAPEQRFRSGTEDGTGLGLAIASWVAQLHGGQLRLVNAEGGGAEARLRLPGGQGG; from the coding sequence GTGAACCGCCGCGACCGGCGGGGTGGCAAGCCGCTGCAGACCGCCGACCGGCTGCGCAACCTGCGGATCCGGATCACGCTGCTGGTGATGGCGATCAACGTGGTCGGCCTGGCCGGAATGGGCGCCGTCGCGCTGCTGGTCGACGGGCGGCAGCGGGACGAGGTGGTCGCCGCCGAGCTGCGGCGTACCGCCAGCACCGCCGCCGCCCTGCTCTACTACGAGTCCGGGGCGCTGCAGCTCGACAAACTGTTCGACAACGCGGTCGCCAACGGCACCACCGCCGTCTACGTGTACGAGGCCGGTCGGGCCGACCTCAGCCTGGTCTTCGCGTACCCGGCCCGGCTGCCGGTCGTCCCGCCGGACAACCTGCTGGCACCGGCCCGGACGGTCTGGACCTCCGGCACCGAGCTCGCCGGCGGAGTCGGCGACACCGCCGGTACCCCCACCCCGCTGCTCGCCGTACCGTTCCAGCACGCCGTCACCGGGGCGGTGGCCGGCGCCGTCGTCGTGCTCGGCGACACCGGGCCGGCCGAGACCGCCAACCAGCGGCTGGCCCTGGCCCTGGTCGCCGGCGGCGTCAGCTTCACCGCGCTGGCCGGCGCCGGCGGTTACCTGCTCGCCCGCCGCGGCACCGAGCCCATCGCCGACGCCCTCAACCAGCAGGAACGGTTCGTTGCCGACGCCGCGCACGAGCTGCGCACCCCGTTGACCGTGATCCGTGCCGTCTCCGAGACCGCGCTGGCCGAGCCGCAGCGCCGCCCGGCGGCGCTGCGCCAGGTGGTGCGCTCCGCCGACCGGCTCGCCGACTCGGTCTCCGTCCTGCTCACCCGGGCCCAGCTCGTCGCCGGCCTGCGTGACCTGCGCCGGGAGCCGTTCCGCCTGGACCAACTGGCCGAGGAGGTGCTGACCGACACCGTCGTCGCGCCGCACCGGGCGGTGCCGGTCACCGAGGCCGTGGTGGCGTACGGCGACCCGGCGCTGGTCCGGATCGCACTGCGCAACCTGATTCAGAACGCGGTCCAGCACGGTCGGGCCGCCGACCAGCCGGCCGAGATCCGGCTCGAGGTCACCGCCGGACCGCCGACCGTCCGGGTACGTGACCGCGGCACCGGGCTCAGCGAAGCTGTCGCCGCCGCGCCCGAGCAGCGGTTCCGCAGCGGCACCGAGGACGGCACCGGGCTCGGGCTGGCCATCGCCAGCTGGGTGGCGCAGCTGCACGGCGGGCAGCTGCGGCTGGTCAACGCCGAAGGCGGCGGTGCTGAGGCCCGGCTGCGGCTGCCCGGCGGTCAGGGCGGGTAG
- a CDS encoding response regulator transcription factor has protein sequence MRVLVVEDDPEVRSAVVTALRSGGFAVDQAADWSQADLSMSINDYDCLVLDRILPEGDSLHQLSHRRRSGLTTPALVLTALDSAGDRIAGFQAGVDDYVVKPFVTAELVLRVRALCRRRGATTPPLLRVADLEVDAARREVRRAGVLLTLTRKEFAVLEMLLVRRPAVVSRSDLFEHCWDELADPSSNVVDAVVAQLRRKLGEPQLIHTVRGVGYRVGGAPS, from the coding sequence ATGCGGGTGCTGGTGGTCGAGGACGACCCCGAGGTACGCAGCGCCGTCGTCACCGCGCTGCGCTCCGGCGGATTCGCCGTCGACCAGGCGGCCGACTGGAGCCAGGCCGACCTGAGCATGAGCATCAACGACTACGACTGCCTGGTGCTCGACCGGATCCTTCCGGAAGGCGACTCACTGCACCAGCTCAGCCATCGACGCCGGTCCGGGCTCACCACACCGGCTCTGGTGCTCACCGCGCTGGACAGCGCCGGGGACCGGATCGCCGGCTTCCAGGCCGGTGTCGACGACTACGTGGTGAAGCCCTTCGTCACGGCCGAACTCGTCCTGCGGGTCCGGGCGCTCTGCCGACGCCGCGGCGCCACCACCCCGCCGCTGCTGCGGGTGGCGGATCTGGAGGTCGACGCCGCCCGTCGGGAGGTGCGCCGGGCCGGCGTCCTGCTGACGCTCACCCGCAAGGAGTTCGCCGTACTGGAGATGCTGCTGGTCCGGCGTCCGGCGGTGGTCAGCCGAAGCGACCTGTTCGAACACTGTTGGGACGAGCTCGCCGACCCCAGCTCGAACGTGGTGGACGCAGTGGTCGCCCAGCTGCGCCGCAAGCTCGGCGAGCCGCAGTTGATTCACACCGTACGCGGGGTCGGCTACCGGGTCGGCGGGGCGCCGTCGTGA
- a CDS encoding cellulose binding domain-containing protein codes for MWGAEPVDLVPPDITVANTTWNSRIPAGGSAQLGFVVRYSASNPPPTTFLLNGERCASSG; via the coding sequence CTGTGGGGCGCCGAACCGGTCGACCTGGTCCCGCCGGACATCACCGTCGCCAACACGACGTGGAACAGCCGGATCCCGGCCGGCGGCAGCGCACAGCTCGGTTTCGTGGTCAGGTACTCGGCGAGCAACCCGCCGCCGACGACCTTCCTGCTCAACGGCGAGCGCTGCGCGTCCTCGGGTTGA
- a CDS encoding TrkA family potassium uptake protein: MRDDDSPVGPPDADSVAVIGLGRFGGQVAQSLLRLGHHVLGIDEHPKRVHRWSERLPRVVEADSTDDQALRQCGVADYPRAVVGIGSDVEASILTVVALTELGVPEIWAKAITAKHGRILASVGAHHVIFPEATMGDRVAHLLASRMLDFIEFDDGFAIAKVCAPPDATGRTLAESRLRQRYGITVVGIKERDRQLRYAEPETLIPPDALLIVAGVTAAVQQFGR; this comes from the coding sequence GTGAGAGATGACGATTCCCCGGTCGGGCCGCCGGACGCCGACAGCGTGGCGGTGATCGGCCTCGGGCGGTTCGGTGGTCAGGTCGCCCAGTCCCTGCTCCGCCTCGGCCATCACGTGCTGGGCATCGACGAGCACCCCAAACGGGTGCACCGCTGGTCCGAGCGGCTGCCGAGGGTGGTCGAGGCGGACTCGACCGACGACCAGGCGTTGCGCCAGTGCGGCGTCGCCGACTACCCCCGCGCGGTGGTCGGTATCGGCTCGGACGTCGAGGCCAGCATCCTCACCGTGGTGGCGCTGACCGAGCTGGGTGTCCCGGAGATCTGGGCGAAGGCGATCACCGCCAAGCACGGCCGGATCCTCGCCTCGGTCGGTGCGCACCATGTGATTTTTCCGGAGGCGACGATGGGTGACCGGGTGGCCCACCTGCTGGCCAGCCGGATGCTCGACTTCATCGAGTTCGACGACGGGTTCGCCATCGCCAAGGTCTGCGCCCCGCCGGACGCCACCGGTCGGACGTTGGCCGAGTCCCGGCTACGCCAGCGGTACGGCATCACGGTGGTCGGGATCAAGGAGCGGGACCGGCAGCTGCGGTACGCGGAACCTGAGACGTTGATCCCGCCGGACGCGCTGCTGATCGTCGCCGGGGTGACCGCGGCGGTCCAGCAGTTCGGCCGGTGA